In Methanobacteriales archaeon HGW-Methanobacteriales-1, one genomic interval encodes:
- a CDS encoding Nif3-like dinuclear metal center hexameric protein codes for MNAAELFQKIEKIIPLDIALKGDNVGFIGTDKPEDIQLNKVLVLMDYIPSSELKFLSNSLNNSEIINSKINYEDYDLLITHHPPIIKPEIPTYVIHSNWDLITGGACDSLAETLEIKVSDVLDPETGLGRLGIPLNGPIPLEDLESLVMKKLNMDCIKSLKTSKFLNNPQIKINKVAVVSGFGLNPNFIKLAHNRGAEVYISGDLTHPGAIMAKALGINLIDATHHKTELPGLYRLEKLISSFGIEIEVYDTQIPWENNKKY; via the coding sequence ATGAACGCTGCAGAGCTTTTTCAGAAAATTGAAAAAATAATTCCATTGGATATTGCCTTAAAAGGAGATAACGTTGGTTTCATAGGGACTGACAAACCAGAAGATATTCAACTGAATAAGGTTCTTGTTTTAATGGATTATATTCCTTCATCTGAGTTAAAATTCCTTTCTAATAGTCTAAACAATTCAGAAATAATAAATTCAAAAATTAATTATGAAGATTATGATTTATTGATAACTCATCATCCTCCCATTATTAAACCAGAAATTCCTACATATGTCATTCATTCCAACTGGGATTTAATAACCGGAGGTGCTTGTGACTCACTGGCAGAAACTCTAGAAATAAAAGTTTCAGATGTCTTAGATCCTGAAACAGGGCTAGGAAGATTGGGAATTCCGCTTAATGGACCAATTCCCTTGGAAGATTTGGAATCTCTGGTTATGAAAAAATTAAATATGGATTGCATTAAGTCCCTTAAAACATCTAAATTTCTAAATAATCCTCAAATTAAAATTAATAAAGTAGCAGTTGTCTCTGGTTTTGGACTCAATCCAAATTTTATTAAACTAGCTCATAACAGAGGCGCTGAAGTTTATATATCTGGAGATCTCACTCATCCTGGGGCCATTATGGCAAAAGCACTGGGGATAAACTTAATTGACGCTACACATCACAAAACTGAGCTACCCGGATTATATCGACTTGAAAAACTAATTTCTAGTTTTGGAATTGAAATTGAAGTATATGATACCCAAATTCCTTGGGAGAATAATAAAAAATATTAA
- a CDS encoding DUF1188 domain-containing protein, with protein MKINLITVDFMKNENNPNKDNCENPFQQAEEKTYCSKLETGITSTVTTSYSSMTMWDIIKIIAGKKSDAVNEWIDSLKVQIERFVIAGTYLTGASLAQKLVQMKEIKEVEVLDIYSHLNKLLYTSWDVESKDSAVNEINNAKISFSTDLGHLKTGDMVIDTTGLGGIDISQIKELNSYKVFLTEDPSSDGSDDLIQSKNFTQKRIDASSANHRGRIFTSGLGSKTSGTMTLTMDVLRKSLEEVLKEEGVLYAVASLEFYERILFKEENTEKFLETLQRPAMVASSLKPIDLDAILNEQLEKITVTIEEFNTK; from the coding sequence GTGAAAATTAATCTAATTACAGTTGATTTTATGAAAAACGAAAATAATCCAAACAAGGATAACTGTGAAAATCCATTTCAACAGGCAGAAGAAAAAACATACTGTTCAAAACTTGAAACCGGAATAACATCTACGGTAACTACATCTTACTCATCTATGACTATGTGGGACATTATTAAGATTATAGCGGGTAAAAAGAGTGATGCCGTTAATGAATGGATAGATTCATTAAAAGTTCAAATAGAACGGTTTGTGATTGCAGGCACTTATCTAACTGGGGCCAGTTTAGCTCAAAAATTAGTTCAAATGAAAGAAATAAAAGAAGTTGAAGTTTTAGATATTTATTCCCACCTTAATAAATTATTATATACCTCATGGGATGTCGAATCTAAAGATAGTGCTGTGAATGAAATTAATAATGCTAAAATTTCTTTTTCAACTGATTTAGGCCACTTAAAAACTGGAGATATGGTAATAGATACCACTGGCCTGGGTGGGATTGATATTAGTCAAATTAAAGAATTAAATTCATACAAAGTATTTTTAACTGAAGATCCTTCCTCTGATGGAAGTGATGATCTTATTCAAAGCAAAAATTTTACCCAAAAACGGATTGATGCCAGTTCTGCAAATCATCGGGGTCGAATATTCACATCAGGACTAGGATCCAAAACATCAGGAACCATGACTCTGACTATGGATGTGCTCAGAAAATCTCTTGAAGAAGTCTTAAAAGAAGAAGGAGTTTTATATGCTGTGGCATCTCTTGAGTTCTATGAAAGAATTCTTTTTAAAGAAGAAAATACAGAAAAATTTCTAGAAACTCTTCAAAGGCCCGCCATGGTTGCATCTTCACTTAAACCAATTGATTTAGATGCTATTCTAAATGAACAATTAGAAAAAATTACGGTGACTATTGAAGAATTTAATACTAAATAA